Within the Tessaracoccus flavescens genome, the region CAGCCTTGAAGGGGAAGCCGAGGTGCTTGAGCAGCGCGCGACCCTCCTCGTCGTTGTCGGCGGAGGTGACGAACGTGATGTCCATGCCGCGCACGCGGTCGATCTTGTCCTGATCGATCTCAAGGAACACGACCTGCTCGGACAGACCGAAGGTGTAGTTGCCGTTGCCGTCGAACTGGCGGCCGTTGAGGCCACGGAAGTCGCGGATACGCGGCAGCGCCAGCGTCAGGAGACGGTCGGCGAACTCCCACATGCGATCGCCACGCAGCGTGACGTGACAGCCGATGGGCTGGCCCTCACGCAGCTTGAACTGTGCGATCGACTTGCGGGCCTTCGTGACCGACGGCTTCTGGCCGGTGATCGCGGTGAGGTCCTTGATCGCGCCCTCGATGATCTTCGAGTCGCGCGCAGCCTCGCCGACACCCATGTTGACCACGATCTTGGTGAGACCGGGGATCTGCATGACGTTGTCGTAGCTGAACTCTTCCTGCAGGGCAGGAACGATCGTCTCGCGGTACTTGGACTTGAGACGGGGCATCGTGGTGGTCGAGGTCTCGCTCATCAGATCTCCTCACCGGTCTTGCGGGCGATGCGCACGGAGCGCTCGGCCTTGTACTCGGAACCGTCGGGACGACGCTTGGTCACCTCGACGCGCTTGTAGCCGACACGGGTGGGAACTTCCTTGCCGTCGACCTTGACCACCAGCGAGACGTTGCTCACGTGGATCGGGGCCTCGACGTTGATGATCCCGCCCTCGACCTTGCGGCCGGTGGCGGTCTGCGACTCGCGGCGGTGCTTCTTGACCAGGTTCACGCCCTGGACGGTGACACGCTCGTTGGCCGGGTCGACGGAGATGACCTCTCCGGTCACACCCTTGTCCTTGCCCGAGATGACCAGAACGCGGTCACCCTTCTTGATGTTGAGGCCTGCCATGTCAGATCACCTCCGGTGCGAGCGAGACGATGCGCATGAAGCGCTTCTCGCGGAGCTCACGGGCGACGGGGCCGAAGATGCGGGTGCCGCGGGGCTCCCCGTCGCTCTTCAGGATGACAGCCGCGTTCTCGTCGAACTTGATGTAGGAACCGTCGGCGCGGCGACGCTCCTTCTTGGTGCGGACGACGACGGCCTTGACCACATCGCCCTTCTTCACGTTGCCGCCAGGGATGGCATCCTTGACGGTGGCGACAATGGTGTCACCGAGGTAGGCATAGCGACGCTTGGATCCACCGAGAACACGGATGCAGAGGATTTCCTTCGCACCAGTGTTGTCGGCGACCTTAAGCCGCGACTCCTGCTGGATCATTACTTCTCCTTGCTCCACCGGTTCCGATGAAAGGCCTTGTGGAACTAGAAACGAACCTCCTGGATTTTGCCAGAAGGCAACCCCCAGCTCGAGGGAGAGGGGGCCACGGTCGTCGCCCGGGAAAGGTCCCCCCGAAGGGGCACAGACCCAAGACAACTTGGACAGTCTATCCCACGGGACCTGAGCGGGAAAATCGCGGTGACAGGCGTCGGCGTCACTCGCTGCGCAGGGCCTCGACCGGGTCCTTGCGCGAGGCAGCCGAGGCAGGGATCAGGCCCGCGAGCGAGGTCAGCGCCATCGAGATAAGCACGAGCACGATCGCGGCCTGCCATGGCAGCCGGGCCACGTTCTCGATGTCGAAGTTCGAGTAGACGATGGCGTTGGCCGGGATGGTGAGCAGGAAGGTGATGCCGACGCCGAGCGCGCCGGCCACGAAGCCGACGATCAGGGTCTCGGCGTTGAAGACGCGCCGGATGTCGCGCTTGCTCGCGCCGATCGAGCGCAGGATGCCGATCTCCTTCTTGCGCTCGAGCACGGAGATGTAGGTGATCACGCCGATCATGATCGACGAGACGATCAGCGAGATCGCGACGAACGCGACGAGGACGTAGCTGACCATGTTGACGATGTCGGTGACCGATCCCATCAGCGCGCCGACCAGGTCGGTGTAGTTGATCACCTTGTCCTCGGCGCCGTCGGAGCGCATGCGCTCGTTGTACGAGTCGAGGATCTCGATGACGCGCCCCTTTCCCTCGAAGTCCACCGGGTAGATCTCGATGGTGGAGGGGTCGGCCGGGTCGGCGTAGCCGAGCTTGCGGAGGTTCGACTCCACCGAGTTGAGCTCGGTGGTGGCCATCGACATGAGCAGCTGGGTCAGCTCCTCCTGGTTCTTGTTCAGGGAGAAGGCCTCGGTGAAGGCATCCTCATCGATGCTCATGGCTTCGCTCATCTGCTCGGTGAGCTGGCTCATGGAGTCCTCGAGGGCCGCCGTGATCTGGGTCTGCAGTGCGTCACCGATCTGGCTGCTCACCTCCCCCATGTAGGTGGCCATCACCTCCTCCATGTACCCGGTGATGGCGCCCTGCAGTTGCGCCTCGAGGCTGGAGGTGTCGATCAGCCCCATGGCCTCGCTCTGGAGCGCCTGCCCCGCGTCGGAGGCGAGAAAGTCCTGCATGCCTGCCCCGACGTCGGCCACCTCGAGCCCGTTGGCGGTGGCGTGGGCGAGGTAGCCCGTGACGAACCGCGTGACGAGGCCCGGCTCAGCGGTGGGATCGGTCGCGGTGAGCAGCCGGGCCGCCTTGGGAGAGGCGAGGAAGGCTGGGAAGTTGGTCGCGGTGTCCGCAGGGTCGGCCCCCGCTGCCGTGGTGAAGTCCAGGTAGCCCTGGAGCAGCCCGGCCACCACCGCACCCGCCTGGCCCGCGTCGGCCTCGAGGTTGTCCGGTGGGCGCACGAGGGTGGTCAGGTCGATGTCGCCCATGACAGCGGAAAGGTCCAGCTCCGGCATCGCGGAGGGGTCGAGCTCGATCTCGGGCATCGAGAGGTCGTCGAGTCCGCCGAGGTCGAGCTGGAGCTTCGACTCGTCGAAGACGAACGCCTTCTCGATGGCCGCCTCGTCGACGGTGATCAGGGAGGCAAGGTCGAGTTCCTCCGGGTTGGCCTCGTCCTCGGCAAAGCTGCGGCCCGAGAAGACGTTCACGTCGCGGTGTTCGAGCTGGCTTCGCACGATCTCGGTCTCCGCCGCCCGCTCCATCAGCTGCCGGGTGAGCGCCGAGGTGTAGTAGATGCCGGGCCGCAGCACCGAGTTGTCCCCGTTGGGCTGGACGACCCCGACCACCCGCAACGTCTCCCCCGCCTCGACGAGGCTTCTCATGTGCGCGGCGTCGCCACTTCGGTCGGTCCAGACGCCGTACTGCTCGTCGTAGCGGTAGCGGTCGGTCGCGGCGATCAGGCGGAAGGTGACGTCCATCACCTCGTCGTAGCTGAAGCCGAGCGCCTCTTCAGGGGTGCTCACCTCCTCTTCGTTGACGACCTGCCTGACCATCTCGTCGAGTTCGGCGGAGTCGCGAAGGCCCATGGCGTAGAGCGCGAGGTCGGAGATGCCTGCGTTGTTGCTGAGCACGACGACGGTCTCATCGGGGCCGGTCGGCCAGCGGCCCGCCTTGACGTCGTACTGGGTGTCGACGAGGGAGAGGTCGTCG harbors:
- the rplN gene encoding 50S ribosomal protein L14; amino-acid sequence: MIQQESRLKVADNTGAKEILCIRVLGGSKRRYAYLGDTIVATVKDAIPGGNVKKGDVVKAVVVRTKKERRRADGSYIKFDENAAVILKSDGEPRGTRIFGPVARELREKRFMRIVSLAPEVI
- a CDS encoding ABC transporter ATP-binding protein/permease, with amino-acid sequence MLQLSEVRKSYTTGDFTQIALDDVSISFRDNEFVAILGPSGSGKTTLLNVVGGLDHYDSGNLVIDGVETSRYRDRDWDTYRNNRIGFVFQSYNLIPHQTVLANVELALTLAGVSPAERRRRAVEALEQVGLGDHVHKRPNQLSGGQMQRVAIARALINDPEILLADEPTGALDSHTSVQIMGLLTSIAQDRLVIMVTHNPELAEEYATRIVQLRDGVVSSDSDPFVPDDAAQEERSQARRTSMSFLTAIALSFNNLMTKKGRTLMTSFAGSIGIIGIAAILALANGVNAYIKGVEEDTLSMYPLAIESQGFDIGSMLAASAGLMDGGSDEGSTPEGDVHEVQLLSTMFDGIGTNDLRSLKTYLDGDGGGIDSSVNSIQYSYDVTPQIFASDVSAGVRQVNPDTTMSSLGLAPSGAGGSLLGSAGSSSVFSELVDDLSLVDTQYDVKAGRWPTGPDETVVVLSNNAGISDLALYAMGLRDSAELDEMVRQVVNEEEVSTPEEALGFSYDEVMDVTFRLIAATDRYRYDEQYGVWTDRSGDAAHMRSLVEAGETLRVVGVVQPNGDNSVLRPGIYYTSALTRQLMERAAETEIVRSQLEHRDVNVFSGRSFAEDEANPEELDLASLITVDEAAIEKAFVFDESKLQLDLGGLDDLSMPEIELDPSAMPELDLSAVMGDIDLTTLVRPPDNLEADAGQAGAVVAGLLQGYLDFTTAAGADPADTATNFPAFLASPKAARLLTATDPTAEPGLVTRFVTGYLAHATANGLEVADVGAGMQDFLASDAGQALQSEAMGLIDTSSLEAQLQGAITGYMEEVMATYMGEVSSQIGDALQTQITAALEDSMSQLTEQMSEAMSIDEDAFTEAFSLNKNQEELTQLLMSMATTELNSVESNLRKLGYADPADPSTIEIYPVDFEGKGRVIEILDSYNERMRSDGAEDKVINYTDLVGALMGSVTDIVNMVSYVLVAFVAISLIVSSIMIGVITYISVLERKKEIGILRSIGASKRDIRRVFNAETLIVGFVAGALGVGITFLLTIPANAIVYSNFDIENVARLPWQAAIVLVLISMALTSLAGLIPASAASRKDPVEALRSE
- the rplX gene encoding 50S ribosomal protein L24, translated to MAGLNIKKGDRVLVISGKDKGVTGEVISVDPANERVTVQGVNLVKKHRRESQTATGRKVEGGIINVEAPIHVSNVSLVVKVDGKEVPTRVGYKRVEVTKRRPDGSEYKAERSVRIARKTGEEI
- the rplE gene encoding 50S ribosomal protein L5, which gives rise to MSETSTTTMPRLKSKYRETIVPALQEEFSYDNVMQIPGLTKIVVNMGVGEAARDSKIIEGAIKDLTAITGQKPSVTKARKSIAQFKLREGQPIGCHVTLRGDRMWEFADRLLTLALPRIRDFRGLNGRQFDGNGNYTFGLSEQVVFLEIDQDKIDRVRGMDITFVTSADNDEEGRALLKHLGFPFKAVDDPKKQKAKRGPAYYAKKKK